A region of the Prosthecobacter dejongeii genome:
GAAACGCGATCATATTCTCGCTTCGCTGCAAGAGCGCTGGCCTCTGCACGCTGCACCTCCGCCGTTGCGACACGCAACTTAGTTTGGAACGGGCGCTGATCAATCGTGAAGAGAATGTCGCCCTTTTTCACCAACTCACCCGCCTGAAAATGAACCTCTGTAATGTAGCCAGATACCCGGGGACGAAGTTCGACAGTTTCAACAGGCTCGACACGCCCCGTGAACTCCTCCCACTCGACGAGTGCTTTTTGCTCAACGGGCGCTAGCGTCACCGGAGCGGGTGGCATCTGTCCACCAGGACCAGCTTGTGGAGTCTTTCCACAGGCGGCGATCAGCAAGACGAGCGGGAGGAGGGTTTGGGGTTTCATGTCGGTTTCGGGGGGGGATTGTTGGGAGACTGATGGGAAGTTGACCAGTTGGTTAATTCGGAATCAAAAAATCACTTTTTTTTCACGCCTGTTGGGCTGCGCTTTGTCACGCCAAGGATGATCATGGCACCTGCTTCGAATTCATCGAGATAACTCAAGTCATTCCACATGCGAGCATGCAAAAGCAGGCCTTCGCTGTAGGCGAACACGATTCGTGCCAAAGCACTGGCATCTGGAGCTTCAATGATTCCTTGTGCATCGGCATCCCGCACAGCGCATTCATAATAGAGGATGAATTGGCTGAGGATTTCCTGCAGTTTATTACGCAGACGATCATCTACGGTACTGATCTCAGCCCCTAAAGAATGGATCGGGCATCCCAGGACACGACCATGTTTGGCTAGCAACTCCTCCTGTTCTTTGCGGAAATTGCGGAAACAATTCAAGATGCGCTCCAAAGGAGGAACCACAGGTGAAAAGGTCTGATCCAGTTCGCGACGATGCTCCAGCCAACTATGATCAATGCCCGTAAGAGCGAGATCCGTTTTCGATTCAAAGAAATGATAAAAGCTCCCTTTCTTCACCCCCGCTCGCTCACAGATTTGGTCCACGGAAGTGCTTCCATAACTGCTCGTCCAGATCAATTCGATCACGGCTTCGATCAGTCGGATTTTGGCATCACTCGTTCGTCCCATGCGCCGGACATTGTCGATACTAGACGAACAGTCAACTATTTTTTCTGCACTACCACCATCCGTGGCTCAGGGATTCGCTGGAGGATGAACATGGAGATCAACGCAAAAACAGCCGCTACGGCGGCCACCCATTGAAAGGAATGCGTGAATGCATAGAGTTGTCCGCTGATGAATGTGGCCAGCAAGAGGGCAAAAACATTACAAAATCCCAAGATCGCCTGGAGGGTAGAGCGGCGCTCCAACGGACAAAGTTCAGCGGCTAATGTAAGATCTCCCACGCGGTCTAGAAAGAGGCCAAAGCCAAGCACAAAATAGGATAACATGAAGCCGATAAACGACCCCGTGAACGCGACCCAGAGACACAGGCAGATGCAGACAATCCGGGAAGCCTGAAGCAGAACTTTGCCCCCACAACGGTATCCGACCCAGCCAGCCAAGAGGCTACCTAGTACCACGCCAACAGCTTGGCACGTCACAAATCGCCCCTCATCTGCCTCCGGCCTGCCCGTTACATGGAGGGCATGAATGGTTAGAAAGGAGACCACCATCAAATAGCCCATCCCTGTAAAACGAGCGAGCACAAGCTTGATCAAATGAGGCTGTCCACGCAAAAGTCCTGGCAGGCTACGCAAGTAGTCCCGGTAAAGTCCCTTTGGCTGAACAGAGGAATGACGATGCCGCACATGCTCATCCTCATGCATAAAAAGTTGCGAGGCCCAGGAGATGAAGAGCAAAGTAAAAGCGGCTAAATGCAGCCAGCCATAAGCTTCATGGTTCGGGTAATGGGTGAGAACGTAATGAATAACAGCCCCGGCTAGCGCCCCAATCACAGCCTGGATGATGTATCTCACCGCCCAGCCGGCAGCACGGGCTTTTTCTGGCACCATCCGCGTCACCATCTCCATCCATGCCACCACCGTCATGCCGCCGATCAAGCCTGAAACCACGGGGGTGAGCACCACGATCGGCAATAAAATACCCTCAATGCGGTCTGCGAAAAGGAGGATTAGCCCAGTGATCAAATACGGCAGTCTTTGTAGAAAACCAAAGGTCAGGACCCAGGGCTTGAAGCGTGGCAAACGCTCCACCACGGGAGCGATAAAAATGCCCATGCTAGCGAAGGCCGCAGGCAAAAGTACGGGCATCATGGCTATGATCCAGGCCCGACCGCCCAAAGTCTCTACCATCTTCGGCAGCACACTTTCAGGGGCAAGAAAAGCTGTCCCCCCCATGTAGAAACCACCTTCCAGGCAGTGGCAGATAAAATTTCGCCGCACCGCATGGGTATGTGGATGCTGAGGAGCGGCGGCAGACATGTGCAGAGCCTCTAAGATGGCTCAAATTTGGTGGGAAGAAAGCACTTTGAGCATTCTTAAGCACCAACCTGTCGCAGCCATTCTTCCAGATTATAGTAGTTAGTGACTCGGGCTATTTTTCCGTCTCGAATATCAAAAAAAGCGCCCACTCGTAGGCGATAGGTTTGTCCCGTGGCAGGTGGCAAACCGTCGTCAGTTTGCAGGTAGGTGCCCAGGATGTAAAATTCCGCAGCGGCACGGGTGCCATCGGCATGCGGCATCACGGCAAGTTCGGTGACTTCTTCGCGGTAGCTGCGATCCATGCGATTCAGGAAGGCGCGAAAGGTCTCGCGGCCGGCTTCTGAGGCTCCCTGATTGATGTCGTGTACCACATCCTCGGTCAGTAGGGCCAGCATGGCCTCGCGGTTACCGGCATTGAAGGTGGCGTAATAGGTTTCGATGAGGCGGGCTGTATCGGCGGCAGAGGGCATGATCTTCCAGAATGAATGCGGGCGGGGCAGGGGTCAAGCGGACCGGCTTATCTTCTCCTCCATCCGTCCTTTGACAGATGGCAGGACCCGGCGCACTGGACAAAGATTCTTTCCCCTAAGATCATGGCATCCCAGACCATTTCCTTTCTTCGCCGCATCGCACTCCTGGAGGGCGGCTCTCTTTTACTCCTCCTTGGCATCGCCATGCCGTTGAGACGCTTCGCAGGCATGCCCCAGGCGGTTACCTGGGTGGGCTGGGTCCATGGCATTTTATTTATCCTCTTTTGTTATGCCTTGCTGCAAGTAATGCTAAGAACTCAGTGGACTTTGAAGCGGTGCGCTTTGGTTTTTGTGGCGTCCGTTTTTCCTTTTGGGCCTTTCCTTTTGGATAAGAAAATGAGGGCTTGGGAGCTTGAGGCGAGATAAAAATCACTTTGTTACGCAAAGTTTAGTTTGCAATCATCACTTTATCACACAAAGTGAATCCATGAGCACAAAGCAAGACGCCCTCGAACATCTTCGGGTGATCCGTTCCCTGATGGAGAAGGCGCACATCTACCGGGCCATTTCTGCACCTGCCGCCTTGCTCGGTGGGCTTTTGGCGGTGGTTTGCGCAGGCTACACGGGGTGGCAGATGCAGCAGAAGGGCGGTCTGCCAGAGACGATGGGAGTTCTTTTTTTGTGGCAGTGGCTGGGAATTCTGGTGGTCTCCAGCAGTGTGAACGTGATCCTGCTGGCACGGGAGGCAGCGCGGCGTGGGCAGCCCCTGGTTTCGGAGGGCATGCGAATGGCGTTGCGGGCGATCTTCCCGCCTTTACTCGTGGGGGGTGTCCTAGGTTGTGGGCTGATTGTTTACCTGCAAAATCATATCCTAGCCACCTTGTTGTGGGTGGTTTGTTATGGCTTGGCGTTGCTGGCGACGGCTAGTTTTTCCCCGCGTTCCTTGGTGCGCTTGGGCTGGGTATTTGTCGCCCTAGGGCTGGCGCTTTTCTGGGCCTATGCGGCCAATAGCGACATCCGCAACATGCCGCATGATGATGCTCCGGCTAACTTGATCATGGGGCTGACCTTTGGTCTGTGCCATATTGGGTACGCGGCGGCCGTTTTTTGCAGTCAAAAACCGGAGGCTGTGACGCAGCGCGAATGATTGACTTCGACCAGCTCGATAAAACGATTCATGAAAAGAGTCGTCTTTCCATCATGACGTTGCTGGCTACTCGCGGAGAGTGGGCCTTCCAGGAATTGAAGGCGGAACTGGGCATGAGCGATGGCAATCTCATCACCCACCTACGGACCTTAGGCACTGCGGGTTATGTGCAGGAAAGCCGGGATGACTCGGGTACCCGACCACGGACCACTTACACCGTCACACCGGCAGGAACCAAGGCCTTCAAGAGTTATGTGGATGTCTTGGAAGCCATCGTCAAGACCATCAATCCGGGGTGATTTCGCCCCTTTTTTAAACCATTACTTTGTGGCGCAAAGTTAATTCAAAACAACATCTCATCACACTCATGACCATTCATCTCGCTCAACATTACGGCATGTGCTTCGGCGTTCGCGATGCCTTGCGCAGCACTCACCATGCCGCCGCCCAAGAACCCGTCACCACGCTGGGGCAGTTGGTGCACAATCCGGTGGTGGACGCGCATTTACAGACTTTGGGTGTGCAGCGAGGAGACCTGGATCACGTGGGCTCTGCCACGACTCGGCGAGTGGTCATCACCGCCCATGGAGCTTCGGACGGGCATCGCTTGCGCTGGCAGCAGGCAGGTCATCAGATCACCGATACGACCTGCCCCCTAGTCACCAAGGCCCATCAGGCCCTGGCCAGCCTGGTCGAGGAAGGTTACCACCCCGTCATCATCGGTCAGCGCACGCACGTGGAGGTGCGGGGTCTATTGGGAGATCATCCCGAAGCGAGTGTGCTGCTATCACCCGAGGATGCCTGCTGCATTCCGTCGCATCATCGGCTCGGGGTCATCTCGCAAACCACCCAGCCGCTGGATCAAGTGCTGCGGGTGGTGGAGGCGGTGAAGAAACAACATCCCGCGTCCGAAGTGCGCTTTATGGACACCGTTTGCCGCCCCACAAAGCAGCGTCAAACGGCCCTCGAGGACCTGGCTCGCCAGTGTGAATTCATCGTCGTCATCGGCGGCCGCAACAGCAACAACACTCGCCAACTGACCGATAAAGCCCGTGCTCTCGGGGTACAGGCCCAGCAGGTGGAAACGGCGGCGGATTTGCAACCCGAATGGTTTCGTCAAGTCACCCACGTCGGAGTCACAGCGGGCACCTCCACGCTGGATGAAACGGTGCGTGCTGTCATGGACCGCCTGCAAAGCCTCTCCGCCGCATGATCCCTCCTTCACCCCAAACCCTTTTCTGAATCCATCCCATCTCACATCATGAACACTTCCTTTTGGATCCATCACTTTCAGACCAACGCCGCCGTGCATGATCAACTCCTGTTTGAAGAGCCTAGCTCGTTGCCGGAGTCCATCCGGGAGCCGTTGGTGCATTCGCTGGCGATTTTCCAACTCGGGGAGTCTGGCGGCGGGACACGACTGCGACGTTACGCTCGAGAAGTGGCCCCACTAGAAAACTTTCGGGGGTATCAGCGGGCGATTGACCTGTTTGTTTGCGAAGAGCAGGCGCACGCGCGGCTCCTGGGGCGTCTGGTGGATCATCTCAAGGGAAGCCTGCTGCAAAAACAATGGACCAACTCCATCTTCCGCCGTCTGCGGTTCCTGGTGAATCTGGAATTTGCCATTCAGGTGCTGCTCACGGCTGAATTGGTGGCGGAGGTGTATTATGGCAGTCTTTATCTGAGGGTGCCTGATGCTGCGGTGAAAGCGGCCTGCCGCCAGATCTTGCGGGATGAAATGAAACATTTGGAGTTTCAGCGTCAATTCCTGGCCGAGCGTGTGGCCACATTCACTCCCGTGGGGCGTTACCTATGGCGCTGCCAGTTTCAAGTGATTCATGCTCTCACCACTCGAGTGGTCGCTTGGGATCATCGGCAGTGTTTGAAGGCGCTTGGAATGAGTTTTTCAGGCTTCGTTCAACGCTGCCGGGAATCACAGGAGCGTTTTCAGGCGCGCCTGGATGAACGGGTGCAAAATCTCGACGCTGCGCCTTCGGCATTTGAAGTCGCGGAGCCCGGCAGGTCTAAGGTCCAGGTACCGCGCTAGGATGTTTCAGCAGCGCACCAACTCAAAGTGCCGGATGGGGAGCAGGGAGATGTGAGTAAAAAGTCTTGAAAAGCGGGATTGCAAAAGGCATGCTGACTTTTTGTTCAAATAAAATGTTGGAATTGTTTATGAATGTATAATATTTATAAATAATATAACTTCAATTCCCGATGAAGACACGTCCCCACACTCCTATTGCTCTCGTCGCCTCGCTCTTATCGAGCTGCGCCCTCTTCACCCAAGCGGGTAGCCCACCGCCCGTGGAGGCCGCGAAGCCCCAGGGTTCCGCGCTTGAGCGCTACTTCATGCAGGATTACATGCTGGGTGACTGGGGTGGGCTGCGGTCCAGGCTGGCGGAAAACGGGGTGGAGTTTGAGTTCTTTTTCGTCGGTTCTATGCCGACCAATCTCGGAGGAGGACTCCGCGCGGGGTCGGCTTATCAGCATGGTTTCCTGGCGGCCTTGGATCTGGATACGGAAAAACTAGGCTTCTGGAAAGGGGGCCACTTTCACGTTTCTGGCGTGTCTCTGGAGGGGGATCCCTTCGCCTCCACTTACGTGGGAGATTTAAACAAGACCAACCTGGTTGATTTCCCGGCCGATACCCGTCTCTGGCAGGCCTGGTACCAGCAGGAGTTGTTCGATAAAAAACTGACGATCAAGGCCGGCCTGCTCTCCGTGGACCGCGACTTCATCATGCCGGAGTTGTACAACTCGCTGGCTTCCATCAATTTCCTGAACCAGACCTTCTTCTTCCCGACGATGGCGTTCAATCTGTATGACATCCCGGGTTTCCCGAAAGGGTCTCACTCCCTACCTTCCACACCTTATGCTTCCCTGGGTGCTTTGATCAAATGGCAGCCTACGGAAGAGCTCTACATCAAAGCAGCCATTTATGATGGCAACCCCGACGACAGCTCCTCCGGCACACGCCTAGCTCTGCGCAGTGAAGAAGGCGCGCTGATGTATTTTGAGGCTGGTTACCGCCTGAATCAGGGCAAGGACGACACAGGACTGCCCGGTAACTACAAGGTCGGTGGCTACTACCACACCGACGAGTTTTATGACATCTACAGCACGGGATTGGCAGCTTTGGGAACGACACCTGAAACCCATCAGGGCAACTATGGTGTGTATTTCTTGGCCGAGCAGATGCTGTGTTATGAAACAGGTCGGGATGACCCGGCCCAGCAGGGCCTTGTGGGTTTCTTCCGGGTGGCTGGAGCTCCAGCGGATCGCAACTTGGCGGAGTTCGGCATTGATGGCGGTCTGGTGTTCAAAGGTCTCATTCCTGGGCGCGACTATGACACCCTGGGTTTTGGTGCTTCTTACCTAAAGATCAGCGAAGACGTGACCCGCGCCCAGCGTGATGCGAACAAGATTTTGCCTCTGCTCGGCCAGCCTAAAATCAAAGAGGCTGATTATGAAGGCGTGATCGAGATGAACTACAAGCTGCAGCTTGCCGCTTGGTGGACTCTGCAGGCCAGCCTGCAATATGTCTTCCATCCGGGTGCCCGTGCAGGTTTCTCCAGCGAAGCGATTCCTGATGCGTGGGTTTTGGGACTTCAAACGACGCTGCGTTTCTAAGACTGAACGGCTTACCTCTTCGCCCTCTGTCCCGTTCGCGGGGCAGGGGGCTTTTTTGTGAGGAGGGAGGCCGACTTATTGCCTAAAACGGAGATGAAAAAGTTTTTTCAGATCCGGGGCTTGGCGGAATGGGCCAAGGGTGGGCCAACGTTGACTTTGGAAGTCTCACCTTGCGCGTGAGAGGGCATTGAGGGGAGCGTGGTCATTCGCCTCGCGGCTGCGCACCTGACCGCCATTCTCAAATGATGCGAAAAGTCGCCTGGCTAACAATGCGTCTTGAATGGAAGCCGATGCGTGAGTTCGGCATTTTTATTGAATAGGGTGGCGGCTGCGCCGCGTTTGTTTCAGCTTGCGGAGAGGAGTCTCCACGCTCCCCTCAGGTGGCTGCGTCACTGGGAAAGGATAGTTCTTTTCTCTTTTAAGGTTCAAGGATTTGTGAATCTTTTCACGTTATTAAAGGGTTTTTGGAGGCTGGAAGGGCAGGGGGCTTTTGACGAAATGCGGCACTGAATGTGAAGAGACCTTTGAAGCGAGCTCAAGCGCTGGAGTCGTTTGGTGAAGGCCTTGGCACGATGTGTTTTAGCAAGTTCAGAGGTTCCTTGGATTTAAATTAGACGTCTAGGTCGATTTCTCACTAGGGCCTGTGAAGGGTTCATTCGCGGCGGCCTGGCTGTTGGGTGAAAGGGCTGATGGGAAAAAATGAGGGAGTTATGAAAGGAAGTTGGGGAAGATCTGTGGAGTTGAGGGGCCCACGCTCTAGGAAAGGGGCAATGAAAGAGGTTGGTGGTGAATTAAATTGTTTATTATCAGTTCTTTAAATTACTTTTAACGTGATTGTTTGAATGTGTTAAATGTTTCGGGTCGGAGAGGTCGGCGTTTGGAACGTTGGTTTTAAGGGGCTGTGAGGGAGGGTGTTTGCCGAAATTTGGTGCCGAATGTGAAGTGGCCTTGAAGCGAGCTCAAGCTTTGGGGGTACTTTGGAGGGGACCACCTGCTGGCGCAGGCAGCTACTATGCGGGGGCTGTGCGGGCTGGCTCGTTGAGTGTGGGGTCGAGATTGAGGGGGTAATGTATCGAGCTAAAGCTCGGGAGTACTTTGGGGGAGATTGGATTTCTGGATGGTCATGGATTGAGGGGCCTCATTTTTTGACGCTTCTCTCGAAGGACTGGAGATTTGTTTTTGAGGTCTCCTCGCCTGGCATATTGTCTTTCCCGGAGAAGGGAATTGTCTGGTGTCCGCGTCCCTCCCCGAAAGACGGGTTATCCGGCGGCGTCCATTTATGAGGCGTTTCGTGACTCTTGAGCCGGACAAACCCGTCCTACGATGGGGTGCTGCGCGAATTTGAGACTGAAGAGTCTTTAAGAGGCTTTTTGAATGCCTTTGCTACGCAGCTAAGAGATGGGATTCTGCGGATTTCAAGGGATGCCTGGGCCTCATGAGGGCTTGATCCGTTCTGAGATTTCGTGGTGGCTTTTTGCACCAGAATTTGGCTGGCTGATCACCCTGTGAACGGTTCATTTATATGAATTATCAATTTTTCATGACTGTTTTTACGTTTTGACGGGTGTTTTTCCATTCAGGCCGGAGCGGGCTGAATAGGGGCAAAGCAACGCTGGGAAGGTTACAGCGGCGGGATGCTCGGGTGCCGACTAAGGGGCGGGGCGATTTGCGGCAGCGGGGAGGGCTTTGCGGGCGGGGATCATCGTGTCGTGTTCGACTTCGATGTATTTGACCCCGGTGACGATGTGGCCGTCAGGGTTGCTGGGATCTGGGACGAAGGAGACGACGGGGGTGTTGCCTGTTTTCAGGATGGGGGCTGTGGAGGCTGATTGCTGGAGATAAACGGTTTGATGGATTTCCTGTTTCTGCTCCCAGACGCCCGCCGGCACGGGAATGATTTTCAGAGCGGTCCAGATGGGTTGGGCGGTCTGGGGAATGAGGAGGGCCGCCAGGAGGAGGAGGGGCATCATCATGACGGCGATGAGAAGGAGGATGACGCGGTTCAGGGAGCTGCGGAGGGAGATTAACTCGCGGTAGGTTGCAAAGGCGTCTTCGTGGCTCATGGTTATAATTACCATATAAAGAGGATGCTTCCATAGGTCAAGTGCCCGGTGGGGAATTCTAAGAGGGAGGGGATGATTCTGATTTGGGGCAGGGGGTATTTCTTGGAATTGGGGCGCGACGGCGAGCCGCGGAGTAGGGGAGCGAGTGGATGACGGGTACCTGAGGGACTGTTGGGATTTGTGGGCGTCTGTCGTGGGGGAAATGACGGACGCGGCGCAGTGCGTCCCTACAATGTAGAAGGCGGGCAGGAGTGCCCACGATCCTCTCAAGGGAGCATGCCTGGCGGGTGGAGATTGGATCTAGCGGATTGCGATGCCGAGTCTGGAAGTGGCGTTGTTGCGAGCTAAAGCTCTGGAGTACTTTGGCGGGCGGCTCTGTCGCGATGGGCTTCGATGCGGGCGGGGGTGTTGGGGCCTTCGAGGCAGCTTTCCGCAAGAGGGTCTGTGCTGGCTACCAATTGGAGCTGCCGGGATAGGATTCGGAGTGGCTTCTGCTTGGTAGTGTTATGGTTAGCTTTTTGGGCTTCGGTAATTCAATGTTGTATGTTGATGGTCCGTCGTTTGTGGGATTTTTTACGTTTTCGGCGGGTGTCTTTTTTGAGGCTGAGGTTGGGTCGAGCGAACGAGGATTTGAGGGGTAGGGCGAGCGTTGGGAGAGTTAGGCGAGTAGGATACTCGCGCTCCGACTGCGGGCTGGGCAAGAGGGCGGCCGAGGGTTCTTGAAGGGTGGAAAGTGAGTGGCGGAAGGGGTGTTGGGCTGAGCAGAATGCTCGAGCTCAGAATGGGCTCGCCAGGGCAATCGGGGCCTTTCCGTTTCAGCCTTTACCGCCATGGATTGCCGTATTCGGCCAGCGTCAAACGTCGCCGCGCTGGCATCATCTGGGGGTCAATGGGTCCGTCCTGGCTCTTAGCCATTGGACGGGCAACCGGGCGGGAGAGGAGAATTTCAGCCGTTTTTCTGCGCTTCCTCATGTCGAACCTTCGGTTGCGAAGGGCACGGAAACGGCAGCAGGAGTTGGATGTCCTCTTTAGGTTGACCTTTGCCCAGATCTTGCCGGGTAGGTCTTAGCACCCGCTCAAAAAAGAGGGGTCTAATACGCGAAATCCCAT
Encoded here:
- a CDS encoding TetR/AcrR family transcriptional regulator, whose protein sequence is MGRTSDAKIRLIEAVIELIWTSSYGSTSVDQICERAGVKKGSFYHFFESKTDLALTGIDHSWLEHRRELDQTFSPVVPPLERILNCFRNFRKEQEELLAKHGRVLGCPIHSLGAEISTVDDRLRNKLQEILSQFILYYECAVRDADAQGIIEAPDASALARIVFAYSEGLLLHARMWNDLSYLDEFEAGAMIILGVTKRSPTGVKKK
- a CDS encoding DUF3817 domain-containing protein; this translates as MASQTISFLRRIALLEGGSLLLLLGIAMPLRRFAGMPQAVTWVGWVHGILFILFCYALLQVMLRTQWTLKRCALVFVASVFPFGPFLLDKKMRAWELEAR
- a CDS encoding carbohydrate porin; amino-acid sequence: MKTRPHTPIALVASLLSSCALFTQAGSPPPVEAAKPQGSALERYFMQDYMLGDWGGLRSRLAENGVEFEFFFVGSMPTNLGGGLRAGSAYQHGFLAALDLDTEKLGFWKGGHFHVSGVSLEGDPFASTYVGDLNKTNLVDFPADTRLWQAWYQQELFDKKLTIKAGLLSVDRDFIMPELYNSLASINFLNQTFFFPTMAFNLYDIPGFPKGSHSLPSTPYASLGALIKWQPTEELYIKAAIYDGNPDDSSSGTRLALRSEEGALMYFEAGYRLNQGKDDTGLPGNYKVGGYYHTDEFYDIYSTGLAALGTTPETHQGNYGVYFLAEQMLCYETGRDDPAQQGLVGFFRVAGAPADRNLAEFGIDGGLVFKGLIPGRDYDTLGFGASYLKISEDVTRAQRDANKILPLLGQPKIKEADYEGVIEMNYKLQLAAWWTLQASLQYVFHPGARAGFSSEAIPDAWVLGLQTTLRF
- a CDS encoding MFS transporter, with product MSAAAPQHPHTHAVRRNFICHCLEGGFYMGGTAFLAPESVLPKMVETLGGRAWIIAMMPVLLPAAFASMGIFIAPVVERLPRFKPWVLTFGFLQRLPYLITGLILLFADRIEGILLPIVVLTPVVSGLIGGMTVVAWMEMVTRMVPEKARAAGWAVRYIIQAVIGALAGAVIHYVLTHYPNHEAYGWLHLAAFTLLFISWASQLFMHEDEHVRHRHSSVQPKGLYRDYLRSLPGLLRGQPHLIKLVLARFTGMGYLMVVSFLTIHALHVTGRPEADEGRFVTCQAVGVVLGSLLAGWVGYRCGGKVLLQASRIVCICLCLWVAFTGSFIGFMLSYFVLGFGLFLDRVGDLTLAAELCPLERRSTLQAILGFCNVFALLLATFISGQLYAFTHSFQWVAAVAAVFALISMFILQRIPEPRMVVVQKK
- a CDS encoding transcriptional regulator, giving the protein MIDFDQLDKTIHEKSRLSIMTLLATRGEWAFQELKAELGMSDGNLITHLRTLGTAGYVQESRDDSGTRPRTTYTVTPAGTKAFKSYVDVLEAIVKTINPG
- the ispH gene encoding 4-hydroxy-3-methylbut-2-enyl diphosphate reductase, producing MTIHLAQHYGMCFGVRDALRSTHHAAAQEPVTTLGQLVHNPVVDAHLQTLGVQRGDLDHVGSATTRRVVITAHGASDGHRLRWQQAGHQITDTTCPLVTKAHQALASLVEEGYHPVIIGQRTHVEVRGLLGDHPEASVLLSPEDACCIPSHHRLGVISQTTQPLDQVLRVVEAVKKQHPASEVRFMDTVCRPTKQRQTALEDLARQCEFIVVIGGRNSNNTRQLTDKARALGVQAQQVETAADLQPEWFRQVTHVGVTAGTSTLDETVRAVMDRLQSLSAA
- a CDS encoding ferritin-like domain-containing protein, which codes for MNTSFWIHHFQTNAAVHDQLLFEEPSSLPESIREPLVHSLAIFQLGESGGGTRLRRYAREVAPLENFRGYQRAIDLFVCEEQAHARLLGRLVDHLKGSLLQKQWTNSIFRRLRFLVNLEFAIQVLLTAELVAEVYYGSLYLRVPDAAVKAACRQILRDEMKHLEFQRQFLAERVATFTPVGRYLWRCQFQVIHALTTRVVAWDHRQCLKALGMSFSGFVQRCRESQERFQARLDERVQNLDAAPSAFEVAEPGRSKVQVPR
- a CDS encoding ketosteroid isomerase-related protein; its protein translation is MPSAADTARLIETYYATFNAGNREAMLALLTEDVVHDINQGASEAGRETFRAFLNRMDRSYREEVTELAVMPHADGTRAAAEFYILGTYLQTDDGLPPATGQTYRLRVGAFFDIRDGKIARVTNYYNLEEWLRQVGA